From the Maioricimonas rarisocia genome, one window contains:
- a CDS encoding ATP-binding protein → MKIRTVGIKGFRGYSSPIEVEVGDLLVLVGKNDIGKSTVLEALDIFFNDGKGNVKLDKDDINKANLASGDDCVEIFVEFEELPASIVIDATNETTLADEHLLTSAGTLKVIKRYPKAGREKVFISAHHPTAAGCKDLLLKKNANLKELLDDQGLECPDKTKNSELRKAIWSGQSDLELQDCEIEVAKIDARNIWDQLKSYMPLYSLFQADRKNSDGDSEVQDPMRLAVREILGDPTIQSELAKVADTVKTRLDEVAAQTLTKLVELNPEIASSLNPQIPDPASLKWTDVFKNVSIAGDEEIPINKRGSGVKRLILISFFRAEAERRQRETGLPSVVYAIEEPETSQHPEHQRALVSALLSLSEASGTQIVLTSHSPEIVKQLKFENLLLIAGQQPEDIRNVEESELPYPSLNEVNFSAFDESSFEYHNELYGFIEAEGKLGAFKSGQATMHYKKQNKDRSTTGLQIVLTEYIRHQIHHPENEANPRFTEQELRQSIEAMRAFIQANP, encoded by the coding sequence ATGAAAATTCGAACGGTTGGTATCAAAGGATTCCGTGGCTATTCCAGCCCCATCGAAGTAGAAGTCGGCGATCTTCTCGTGCTGGTCGGAAAGAACGATATCGGCAAATCTACGGTGCTAGAAGCGCTGGATATTTTCTTCAATGACGGAAAGGGCAACGTCAAGCTAGACAAGGATGACATCAACAAGGCCAATCTCGCTTCTGGTGACGATTGCGTTGAAATCTTTGTCGAATTCGAGGAGTTGCCGGCGTCGATAGTCATTGATGCTACAAACGAAACAACCCTTGCTGATGAGCATTTACTGACAAGCGCTGGCACGCTCAAGGTAATTAAGCGCTATCCCAAAGCCGGGAGAGAGAAGGTTTTCATATCGGCACATCATCCCACGGCCGCAGGGTGCAAAGACCTTCTTCTCAAGAAGAACGCTAATCTGAAAGAGCTCCTTGACGACCAAGGTCTCGAGTGCCCGGACAAGACAAAGAATTCGGAGCTACGGAAGGCTATTTGGAGCGGACAGAGTGACTTAGAGCTACAAGATTGCGAAATTGAAGTCGCGAAGATCGATGCGAGAAATATTTGGGATCAGCTGAAGTCTTACATGCCGTTGTACTCGCTCTTCCAGGCTGATCGCAAGAACAGTGACGGGGACAGTGAGGTGCAAGATCCCATGCGCCTTGCCGTTAGAGAAATACTTGGGGATCCAACCATTCAGTCCGAACTTGCCAAGGTGGCTGATACTGTCAAAACCCGTCTAGATGAAGTTGCGGCGCAGACCCTTACAAAGTTAGTTGAGCTGAATCCAGAAATCGCGTCATCGTTGAATCCTCAGATTCCTGACCCCGCCTCGTTGAAGTGGACCGATGTATTCAAGAATGTTTCCATCGCGGGGGACGAAGAGATTCCAATCAACAAGCGCGGTAGTGGCGTTAAACGCCTGATTCTCATCAGTTTCTTTCGCGCGGAAGCTGAGCGACGGCAGCGCGAAACCGGACTGCCGAGTGTGGTCTATGCCATTGAAGAACCCGAAACGTCTCAGCACCCGGAACATCAGAGAGCACTGGTTTCTGCTCTACTCTCTTTGTCCGAGGCGTCCGGGACACAGATCGTCCTGACCTCGCACAGCCCAGAGATCGTAAAACAGCTAAAGTTCGAGAACCTGCTCTTAATTGCTGGGCAGCAGCCCGAAGACATTCGCAATGTCGAGGAGAGCGAACTCCCATATCCAAGTTTGAATGAGGTAAATTTTTCGGCTTTTGATGAATCCTCGTTCGAATACCACAATGAACTTTATGGTTTCATCGAGGCAGAGGGGAAGCTTGGGGCGTTTAAGTCGGGTCAGGCCACGATGCACTACAAAAAGCAGAATAAAGACCGTTCGACGACCGGATTGCAGATAGTTCTGACAGAGTACATTCGGCATCAGATTCATCATCCGGAGAATGAGGCAAATC
- a CDS encoding Gfo/Idh/MocA family protein encodes MAEKYRVGIIGRTDRGNYGHGLDSVWREIDRAQVIAVADDDERGRWSARSRTGAERAYSDYREMLEQEQLDIVAVAPRWMNEHKDMMLAAAEHGCHIYTEKPFCRDLTEADEIVAACEMRHLKLAIAHQTRWTPTLDVVKREISKGLIGRVLEIRGRGKEDARRGGGEDLWVLGSHVLDLMRVFGGDPQTCYATVLENGEPVTGSHVREGNEGIGPLAGDAINAMYTLPEGATGYFGSHRGTAGDPSRFGIQVFGSEGVVEFLTGHLAPCHVLRDSSWSPGRSRKEWVPISSNGVGKPETLPRTGLHGGNVLAVNDLIDCIGNPEQQPKCSMYDARWTVEMIAGVFESHRTGGPVTLPLKQRENPLTLL; translated from the coding sequence ATGGCAGAGAAGTATCGGGTCGGGATCATCGGACGGACCGATCGCGGCAACTACGGTCACGGTCTCGACAGCGTCTGGCGAGAAATCGATCGCGCCCAGGTCATCGCCGTCGCAGACGATGACGAACGGGGCCGCTGGTCAGCCCGCTCCCGAACCGGTGCCGAGCGAGCCTACTCCGACTATCGTGAAATGCTCGAGCAGGAACAGCTCGACATCGTTGCGGTCGCTCCCCGGTGGATGAACGAGCACAAGGACATGATGCTCGCCGCTGCCGAGCATGGCTGCCACATCTACACCGAAAAGCCGTTCTGCCGGGACCTGACCGAAGCGGACGAGATCGTCGCTGCCTGCGAAATGCGACACCTCAAGCTGGCCATCGCGCATCAGACCAGGTGGACGCCCACACTCGATGTCGTCAAACGGGAGATCTCGAAGGGCCTGATCGGTCGAGTCCTCGAGATCCGCGGACGAGGCAAGGAAGATGCCCGGCGTGGTGGCGGCGAGGATCTGTGGGTGCTCGGCAGTCACGTCCTGGATCTCATGCGGGTCTTCGGCGGAGATCCGCAGACCTGCTACGCCACAGTTCTCGAAAACGGCGAACCGGTCACCGGCTCCCATGTGCGTGAGGGAAACGAGGGGATCGGTCCCTTGGCCGGCGACGCGATCAACGCCATGTACACCCTGCCCGAAGGAGCCACCGGCTACTTCGGTTCGCACCGGGGTACGGCGGGTGATCCCTCCCGATTCGGAATCCAGGTCTTCGGAAGCGAAGGCGTCGTCGAGTTTCTGACCGGACACCTCGCCCCCTGCCATGTGCTGCGCGATTCCTCCTGGTCACCCGGGCGAAGCAGAAAGGAATGGGTTCCAATCTCGTCCAATGGCGTGGGCAAGCCGGAAACCTTGCCGCGAACCGGTCTGCATGGCGGCAATGTTCTCGCCGTCAACGACCTGATCGACTGCATCGGGAATCCCGAGCAGCAGCCAAAGTGCAGCATGTACGATGCTCGCTGGACAGTCGAAATGATCGCTGGGGTCTTCGAATCGCATCGCACCGGCGGACCGGTCACGCTGCCGCTCAAGCAGCGGGAGAATCCGCTGACGCTTCTGTAG
- a CDS encoding homocitrate synthase/isopropylmalate synthase family protein, whose product MGLFNSFGRKAKTVIKQQVIKHHRRAGTVLFSDTTLRDGEQMPGATLEPDEKVRIAVELEKLGVHSLDAGFPASSESDVEGIRKIVKAVRKPVVTALCRTLKGDVDAAEDALSGAAPHKRGVSLFCGSSPLHREFKLNKSKEEIISLTTGMIDYALSKFDIVAFSPEDASRTELPYLCELYREAIDAGATTVGFTDTVGVLAPDTARDTVRRIQDGVPNIDKALFAVHFHNDLGLAVANTLACIQENVNVVQCTINGIGERAGNTSLEEVAIAMSMHPDLYGPLGKLDTTKLVPLCELVSELTGIPLPINKPVAGRTVFATEAGIHQDGLLKNPDTYLPFRPERVGASGIELVLGRHSGRRAVAHHLEQLGVEPTDELVVGVLDGIKTLPKGTVIDESCLCDLVTRAGQSGASRPPA is encoded by the coding sequence TTGGGACTGTTCAACAGCTTCGGACGTAAAGCCAAGACGGTCATCAAACAGCAGGTGATCAAGCACCATCGCCGGGCCGGGACGGTGCTGTTCAGCGACACCACGCTGCGGGACGGCGAGCAGATGCCCGGCGCGACGCTCGAGCCGGACGAGAAAGTCCGCATCGCCGTCGAGCTCGAAAAGCTGGGTGTCCACTCACTCGACGCCGGATTCCCCGCCTCGTCGGAGTCCGACGTCGAAGGCATCCGCAAGATCGTCAAGGCGGTCCGCAAGCCGGTCGTGACGGCCCTGTGCCGCACGCTCAAGGGAGACGTCGACGCCGCCGAAGATGCGCTCTCGGGAGCCGCTCCGCACAAGCGTGGCGTGAGCCTGTTCTGCGGCAGCAGTCCGCTGCACCGGGAATTCAAGCTGAACAAGTCGAAAGAAGAGATCATCTCGCTCACCACCGGGATGATCGACTACGCCCTGAGCAAGTTCGACATTGTGGCCTTCAGTCCCGAAGACGCGAGTCGCACCGAACTCCCGTACCTGTGCGAACTGTACCGCGAAGCGATTGACGCCGGAGCAACGACCGTCGGCTTTACCGACACGGTCGGCGTGCTCGCCCCCGACACGGCCCGCGATACGGTCCGTCGCATTCAGGACGGCGTCCCCAACATCGACAAGGCACTGTTCGCGGTTCACTTTCACAACGACCTGGGGCTGGCCGTCGCCAACACGCTCGCCTGCATCCAGGAGAACGTGAACGTCGTGCAGTGCACAATCAACGGCATCGGCGAACGGGCCGGCAATACGTCCCTCGAGGAAGTTGCCATCGCCATGAGCATGCACCCCGATCTGTACGGGCCGCTCGGCAAGCTCGATACGACGAAGCTGGTGCCGCTGTGCGAACTGGTCTCCGAGCTGACCGGCATCCCCCTGCCGATCAACAAGCCGGTCGCCGGCAGGACGGTCTTCGCCACCGAAGCGGGTATTCACCAGGACGGGCTGCTGAAGAACCCCGATACGTATCTCCCGTTCCGGCCGGAGCGCGTTGGAGCATCGGGCATCGAGCTCGTGCTGGGGCGGCACAGTGGTCGCCGCGCCGTCGCCCATCATCTGGAACAACTGGGCGTCGAACCAACCGACGAACTGGTGGTCGGCGTGCTGGACGGAATCAAGACGCTGCCCAAAGGAACAGTGATCGACGAATCCTGTCTGTGCGACCTGGTCACTCGTGCCGGTCAGTCCGGCGCGTCCCGTCCGCCCGCCTGA
- a CDS encoding biopolymer transporter ExbD: MRLPSSHLDARRNDDQGTMTPMIDIVFLLLVFFVVAAAGQVQESFLPTELSAAGAVETPAEPLEQDPWIVEVWLKLQPDTVTGQTVVDMNGTIYEDIARLREQLLALAEISPDNPVILDIAPDIPLEDVIDVYDSCRESGFESVNFAADADAVTGVAAPAGGAQPE, from the coding sequence ATGCGACTTCCTTCCAGCCATCTCGATGCCCGGCGAAATGACGATCAGGGGACGATGACTCCCATGATCGACATCGTGTTCCTGCTGCTGGTGTTCTTTGTCGTTGCCGCCGCCGGTCAGGTGCAGGAGTCATTCCTGCCGACCGAACTGTCCGCCGCCGGTGCCGTGGAAACACCCGCGGAACCGCTCGAACAGGATCCCTGGATTGTCGAGGTCTGGCTGAAACTGCAGCCGGACACGGTCACCGGCCAGACCGTCGTCGACATGAACGGAACGATCTACGAGGACATTGCGCGGCTGCGCGAACAGCTCCTCGCCCTGGCAGAAATCAGCCCGGACAATCCGGTCATCCTCGACATTGCGCCCGATATTCCGCTCGAGGACGTCATCGATGTGTATGACAGTTGCCGCGAGTCAGGTTTCGAGTCAGTAAACTTTGCGGCCGATGCCGACGCGGTGACCGGCGTTGCAGCCCCCGCAGGCGGGGCCCAGCCAGAGTGA
- a CDS encoding ExbD/TolR family protein, which translates to MRVPHRDRGSGLRFNITPLIDIVFLLVVFFLVTSHFVRTQEVDRVELPDATQTEDEDATPRRMVVNVLAGGQIRVNGRDVDIPFVEEALRRQSLDAGPNFEVQIRADRRIPYREIEPILLACSRNGITRVGFRVVRRSTSQPG; encoded by the coding sequence ATGAGAGTCCCGCATCGCGATCGCGGCTCGGGGCTGCGGTTCAACATCACACCGCTGATCGACATCGTCTTCCTGCTGGTTGTCTTCTTCCTGGTCACGTCGCACTTCGTGCGGACGCAGGAAGTGGACCGCGTCGAGTTGCCGGACGCCACGCAGACTGAGGACGAAGATGCTACGCCGAGACGCATGGTCGTCAACGTGCTGGCGGGCGGTCAGATCCGCGTGAACGGTCGCGACGTGGACATTCCGTTCGTGGAGGAAGCGCTCCGCCGCCAGAGCCTCGATGCCGGGCCGAACTTCGAGGTGCAGATTCGGGCCGATCGTCGCATTCCCTACCGCGAGATCGAACCGATCCTGCTGGCCTGCTCACGCAACGGGATCACACGCGTCGGATTTCGGGTCGTGCGTCGATCGACGAGCCAGCCGGGGTAA
- a CDS encoding MotA/TolQ/ExbB proton channel family protein, with protein sequence MPRLGRAVGIALAQVLLVTASASAQDASFFQDGQVDVPALIRAGGIIGWIIVGLSVAMVALILEHLMSIRRGSLMPRRQAEELHQLIANNQYNEAETLCRQRHSFLGFVVGAGLQETGLGYTAVEKGMEDAAQEQAARLYRKIEYLSVIGTLAPMLGLMGTVWGMIQAFGEFAEAAVPQPADFAPAISQALVTTLMGLAVAVPALAAFAIFRNRIDEFVAETSLVAEHIIKPLKRSIVEKRKGRPAATGTAPTAAAGSRPSVPTVAMEREPRR encoded by the coding sequence ATGCCCAGGCTTGGTCGCGCAGTCGGTATCGCGCTCGCTCAGGTGTTGCTGGTGACGGCATCCGCCTCCGCCCAGGATGCCTCTTTTTTCCAGGACGGACAGGTCGACGTCCCGGCACTGATTCGGGCCGGCGGCATCATCGGCTGGATCATCGTCGGCCTCAGCGTCGCCATGGTCGCCCTGATCCTCGAACACCTGATGAGCATTCGTCGCGGGTCACTCATGCCCCGCCGACAGGCCGAAGAACTGCATCAACTGATCGCCAACAACCAGTACAACGAGGCGGAGACGCTCTGCCGGCAACGACACAGCTTTCTCGGGTTCGTCGTCGGGGCCGGGCTGCAGGAGACGGGTCTCGGCTACACCGCGGTCGAGAAAGGGATGGAAGACGCCGCCCAGGAACAGGCCGCCCGGCTGTACCGGAAGATCGAGTACCTGTCGGTCATCGGCACCCTCGCCCCCATGCTGGGTCTGATGGGGACCGTGTGGGGCATGATCCAGGCGTTCGGCGAATTCGCTGAAGCCGCGGTTCCCCAACCGGCCGACTTCGCTCCCGCAATTTCGCAGGCGTTGGTCACCACGCTGATGGGGCTGGCGGTTGCCGTGCCGGCGCTGGCCGCCTTTGCCATCTTCCGCAACCGGATCGACGAGTTCGTCGCCGAGACATCGCTCGTCGCCGAGCACATCATCAAGCCGCTCAAACGGTCGATCGTGGAGAAACGGAAGGGCCGACCGGCCGCGACCGGGACCGCTCCGACGGCGGCCGCCGGTTCGCGCCCGTCCGTTCCCACAGTCGCCATGGAACGGGAACCGCGACGATGA
- the lspA gene encoding signal peptidase II, with product MMYRFVALALLLVSLVGCDQASKHYAVTHWKNQPPQSYFGDVFRIHYAENPGAFLSLAAGLPREARFWLLTVMNALVLAGVGWFLLFRRDLDRMAFAALGLILAGGIGNLIDRVRLDGIVIDFLNLGIGGVRTGIFNVADIAITAGFLLLIPKMFASESIDTPQQPAAQSS from the coding sequence ATGATGTATCGATTTGTCGCTCTCGCCCTGTTGCTGGTTTCCCTGGTCGGTTGTGATCAGGCGTCGAAGCATTACGCCGTCACCCACTGGAAGAACCAGCCGCCACAGTCATATTTCGGGGACGTGTTTCGGATTCACTACGCCGAGAACCCCGGCGCCTTCCTCAGCCTGGCGGCCGGACTTCCGCGAGAAGCCCGGTTCTGGCTGCTGACAGTCATGAATGCCCTGGTCCTCGCCGGCGTCGGCTGGTTCCTGCTGTTCCGTCGCGATCTGGACCGGATGGCGTTTGCGGCACTGGGACTGATTCTCGCCGGCGGCATCGGCAATCTGATCGACCGTGTTCGCCTCGACGGGATCGTGATCGACTTTCTGAATCTGGGGATCGGCGGCGTGCGGACCGGTATTTTCAACGTCGCCGACATCGCGATCACCGCGGGCTTCCTGCTGCTGATTCCCAAGATGTTCGCCAGCGAATCGATCGACACTCCCCAGCAACCGGCAGCCCAGTCGTCATGA
- a CDS encoding vWA domain-containing protein, which yields MSAHPPLTRDEREISDWLGPHLRWITVPSWLLSAFVHVGLAILLIVLAQTPSCRSDLAGDDGESLREVGIYVRENTTPVEAPESPATDVIPEPDTAPPTPQVSAPGPAQPVPDTPPVALPVPATPTPPVLGMGGPPEVPNLAASSVLRPSMDGGAAPPSASGGPKATSFMGVSDAGRKFVYVIDRSFSMENHGALRAAKLDLASSLERLDETQQFQIIFYNTNVLKLKPSTKRFEMFRGTDQQRSDARNQMSAVLPDGGTAHLPAIVEALKLSPDVVFLLTDGATPGLTAADMAEIDRKNRSGARIHCIEFGEGPQLTDAAGRDPGNFLRKLAAQHAGQYRYRDMKQLNPR from the coding sequence ATGTCAGCACATCCCCCGCTCACTCGTGACGAACGCGAGATCAGCGACTGGCTGGGGCCCCATCTGCGATGGATTACGGTCCCCAGCTGGCTGTTGTCGGCGTTTGTGCATGTCGGGCTGGCCATCCTGCTGATCGTGCTGGCACAGACCCCCAGTTGCCGTAGCGACCTCGCGGGAGATGACGGTGAAAGCCTCCGCGAAGTCGGCATCTACGTCCGTGAGAACACGACGCCGGTCGAAGCTCCGGAGTCACCCGCAACCGACGTGATCCCCGAGCCGGACACGGCACCGCCGACTCCGCAGGTGAGTGCTCCCGGCCCGGCGCAGCCGGTCCCTGACACTCCTCCGGTTGCCCTCCCCGTGCCGGCAACGCCCACTCCGCCGGTGCTCGGCATGGGCGGTCCCCCCGAGGTCCCCAACCTGGCGGCCAGCAGTGTGCTGCGTCCCAGCATGGACGGCGGTGCCGCTCCCCCCAGTGCCAGCGGAGGCCCCAAAGCGACCAGCTTCATGGGGGTCAGCGATGCCGGGCGGAAGTTCGTATACGTAATCGACCGCTCGTTCAGCATGGAGAACCATGGCGCGCTGAGAGCGGCGAAGCTCGATCTCGCCTCCAGCCTCGAGCGTCTCGACGAAACCCAGCAGTTTCAGATCATCTTCTACAATACGAATGTCTTGAAGCTGAAGCCGTCGACGAAGCGGTTCGAGATGTTTCGCGGCACCGACCAGCAACGCTCCGACGCGCGGAACCAGATGAGCGCCGTCCTGCCGGACGGAGGAACAGCTCACCTGCCGGCGATCGTCGAGGCCCTCAAACTGAGTCCCGACGTCGTGTTTCTGCTGACGGACGGTGCCACCCCCGGACTGACTGCCGCTGACATGGCGGAAATCGATCGAAAGAACCGGAGCGGTGCCCGCATTCATTGCATTGAATTCGGCGAAGGCCCCCAGTTGACCGACGCCGCCGGACGCGATCCGGGCAACTTCCTGCGGAAGCTGGCGGCACAACATGCCGGACAGTACCGGTATCGAGACATGAAACAACTCAACCCGCGGTAG
- a CDS encoding sigma-54-dependent transcriptional regulator, whose protein sequence is MSTSSTKSLRILFVDDEAAIRMVMKNELPRMGHDVTICEDGETALKALEDHTFDVAIVDLKMPGLSGWDVVEQINKLAPETEVIISTGHGDMDAAIRALRLGAYDFLTKPPKLVEIASVLQRIAEKKTLTNKTIALEQRLEAVQGTSELIGDTPPMQRVKKLVEKIAPTDSSVLILGETGTGKEMVARRIHDLSARAKMPFVAVNCGALPENLVESELFGHKKGAFTGADTPRKGLIEVADGGTLFLDELGELDKTMQVKLLRFLESGEVRRVGENEAFHVNVRVVCATNRELQDMVGEGEFREDLFFRVNTFEIRLPPLRERKDDIPPLARHLVARHLRRKVVSEDILAPETVELLRQHEWSGNVRELANALEHAAILSDGKTIRAEDLPSSVSGRSRPGQQPFLVTNFPRPMTLREIEMEVIHQTLEKHDGDKPKTAEELGIALKTLYNKLNQYQAQAKAG, encoded by the coding sequence TTGAGTACGTCGAGCACCAAGAGCCTGCGAATCCTGTTCGTCGATGACGAAGCCGCCATTCGCATGGTCATGAAGAATGAGCTGCCGCGGATGGGACACGATGTCACCATCTGTGAAGACGGCGAAACCGCCCTCAAGGCTCTCGAAGATCACACCTTCGACGTCGCGATCGTCGACCTGAAGATGCCCGGGCTCTCCGGCTGGGACGTGGTCGAGCAAATCAACAAGCTCGCCCCCGAAACCGAAGTCATCATCAGTACCGGTCACGGCGACATGGATGCGGCGATCCGCGCCCTGCGTCTTGGTGCCTACGACTTCCTCACCAAGCCGCCCAAGCTGGTCGAGATCGCCAGCGTGCTGCAGCGGATTGCTGAGAAGAAGACGCTCACCAACAAGACAATCGCCCTCGAACAGCGACTCGAAGCGGTTCAGGGAACGTCGGAACTCATCGGCGACACGCCGCCGATGCAGCGGGTCAAGAAGCTGGTCGAGAAGATCGCACCGACCGATTCCAGTGTGCTGATTCTCGGCGAGACCGGGACCGGCAAGGAAATGGTCGCCCGCCGGATTCACGACCTGAGCGCCCGCGCGAAGATGCCCTTCGTAGCCGTCAACTGCGGTGCTCTCCCCGAGAACCTGGTCGAGAGCGAACTGTTCGGACACAAGAAGGGGGCCTTCACCGGGGCCGATACGCCCCGTAAGGGACTCATCGAAGTCGCTGATGGCGGGACCCTCTTCCTCGACGAACTGGGTGAACTCGACAAGACGATGCAGGTCAAACTGCTCCGTTTTCTCGAGTCGGGTGAAGTGCGTCGCGTCGGCGAAAACGAAGCGTTCCACGTCAACGTGCGCGTCGTCTGTGCCACCAACCGCGAACTGCAGGATATGGTCGGCGAAGGAGAGTTCCGCGAGGACCTGTTCTTCCGCGTGAATACCTTCGAGATCCGGCTGCCTCCCCTGCGCGAGCGGAAGGATGACATTCCTCCCCTGGCCCGCCATCTGGTGGCACGTCATCTCCGCCGCAAAGTCGTCTCAGAAGACATCCTGGCTCCCGAGACCGTCGAACTGCTTCGTCAGCACGAGTGGAGCGGGAACGTCCGCGAGCTCGCGAACGCACTCGAACATGCTGCCATTCTCTCCGACGGCAAGACGATTCGTGCCGAAGACCTGCCGAGCAGTGTCAGTGGCCGGAGTCGACCGGGCCAGCAGCCGTTCCTCGTCACGAACTTCCCGCGTCCGATGACGCTGCGGGAGATCGAGATGGAGGTCATCCACCAGACGCTCGAGAAGCACGACGGCGACAAACCGAAGACCGCCGAGGAACTCGGTATCGCCCTCAAAACGTTGTACAACAAGCTCAACCAGTATCAGGCGCAGGCGAAAGCCGGCTGA
- the lexA gene encoding transcriptional repressor LexA, producing MSERPGLTRRQQEIYEFIEDKILNRGYGPTVREIGNAFEIRSPNGVMCHLKALERKGLITREQHMSRAIQLTDQPQLKRTSLPLAGQIAAGSPVLAVEDDERVDFATLFEDDDQFCLRVKGDSMIEDHIADGDYAIIRKQPTARDGEIVAALVDGSEATLKRFYREQGRFRLQPANGSMGPIYSDDVQILGVLVGVIRQY from the coding sequence ATGTCAGAACGACCCGGACTGACACGTCGGCAGCAGGAGATCTACGAATTCATTGAGGACAAGATCCTCAATCGGGGCTATGGCCCGACGGTTCGTGAGATCGGCAACGCTTTTGAAATCCGTTCCCCTAACGGCGTGATGTGTCACCTGAAGGCGCTGGAACGGAAGGGGCTGATCACCCGTGAACAGCACATGTCGCGGGCCATTCAACTGACCGATCAGCCGCAACTGAAGCGCACCAGCCTTCCCCTGGCCGGCCAGATTGCTGCAGGCAGCCCCGTCCTTGCCGTCGAAGATGACGAGCGGGTCGACTTCGCGACGCTGTTTGAAGATGACGACCAGTTCTGCCTGCGCGTCAAAGGGGACTCGATGATCGAAGACCACATCGCCGATGGCGATTACGCGATCATCCGCAAGCAGCCGACGGCGCGGGACGGCGAGATCGTTGCTGCCCTGGTCGATGGCTCCGAGGCGACGCTCAAGCGGTTCTACCGCGAGCAGGGTCGGTTCCGCCTGCAACCGGCCAACGGGTCGATGGGCCCGATCTACTCCGACGACGTGCAGATTCTTGGAGTGCTCGTCGGAGTCATCCGCCAGTACTGA
- a CDS encoding TlpA family protein disulfide reductase, translating to MSGRFTFRFQTFLGMIALGFLCGCGGSDAPPADQAAATNPAANAPAAAPADGAQARQTASLDNAGSDMTAGSETATEPASEPDSPEALLREITVLKARPIEVANAEQAAAAANEAPAIERERLHQIITLATEAIAKTHSDPGKEQLFNNAVHYLTDSRVQLALAGDAEQAQSLADDAEALFQRDSTSFAAVQSGYKVVELAQKTAERFGGRNVEWVQAYSQQARLFAEKFPQEEGRAAVALISAGRLCENVGLIDEARRCYGTVQDRYPESPFSEQIAGIQRRLNLPGEVLELGGTTIDGGFISVKDFRGRAVLIVFWASNSAQFASDLPHLQQLEAKYGTDRLTVLGVNMDTDETAVDSFLEKTGIGWRQIFFASPEQRGTRNPVAMYYGINQVPVYWLVDTEGVVVASPLSIDQADAEIAEALEAN from the coding sequence ATGAGCGGCCGATTCACTTTCCGGTTTCAGACGTTTCTGGGCATGATTGCCCTCGGTTTCCTGTGCGGTTGTGGAGGCTCCGATGCTCCCCCCGCCGATCAGGCTGCGGCGACGAACCCGGCGGCCAATGCCCCCGCGGCGGCCCCCGCAGATGGGGCGCAGGCCCGGCAAACGGCGTCTCTCGACAACGCCGGCAGCGACATGACGGCGGGATCAGAGACCGCCACTGAGCCCGCTTCGGAACCGGATTCGCCCGAGGCACTGCTGCGGGAAATCACCGTCCTGAAGGCCCGGCCAATCGAAGTCGCCAACGCCGAGCAGGCTGCTGCAGCTGCCAACGAAGCACCGGCCATCGAGCGCGAGCGACTGCACCAGATCATCACGCTCGCGACCGAAGCGATTGCCAAAACACACTCGGATCCCGGAAAAGAGCAGCTCTTCAACAACGCCGTCCACTACCTGACGGACTCGCGTGTTCAGCTCGCGCTGGCAGGTGACGCCGAACAGGCCCAGAGCCTCGCCGACGACGCCGAAGCGCTCTTCCAGCGGGACAGTACCTCGTTCGCCGCCGTGCAGTCCGGCTACAAGGTGGTCGAACTGGCACAGAAGACGGCCGAACGCTTTGGCGGCCGCAACGTCGAATGGGTGCAGGCCTACTCACAGCAGGCCCGCCTGTTCGCAGAGAAGTTCCCGCAGGAAGAAGGACGTGCCGCGGTCGCGTTGATCTCTGCCGGCCGCCTCTGCGAAAACGTCGGACTCATCGACGAGGCCCGCCGCTGCTACGGAACGGTTCAGGATCGGTACCCTGAATCTCCGTTCTCCGAACAGATCGCCGGCATCCAGCGCCGACTCAACCTTCCCGGTGAAGTGCTCGAACTGGGTGGCACGACGATCGACGGCGGCTTCATCTCGGTGAAGGACTTTCGCGGACGGGCTGTGTTGATCGTCTTCTGGGCTTCCAACTCTGCCCAGTTCGCGTCCGACCTGCCGCATCTGCAGCAGCTGGAAGCGAAGTACGGCACCGACCGCCTGACCGTCCTTGGCGTCAACATGGACACGGACGAGACCGCCGTCGACAGCTTCCTCGAGAAGACCGGCATCGGCTGGCGGCAGATCTTCTTTGCGTCGCCCGAACAGCGCGGCACCCGGAACCCGGTTGCCATGTACTACGGCATCAACCAGGTTCCGGTCTACTGGCTGGTCGATACCGAAGGCGTTGTCGTCGCCAGCCCGCTCAGCATTGATCAGGCCGACGCCGAAATCGCAGAGGCCCTCGAAGCGAACTGA